One Leptolyngbya ohadii IS1 genomic window carries:
- a CDS encoding alpha/beta hydrolase, with amino-acid sequence MDNPPNRSRSGIGRRRSLTLAGGFLLTVGVPWLLSLVGFFLSLWIVVPAPTFSLLPLGVGAPEVSPWLLAVNAIALLLVLLRLQSGWWFGVALVCSVLGFILSAFPLMQFPAANARIAQEMEARLGKASLTATPPIAQSLRSRPFVWSDSFRGIAVPPVRIDRAIPFAQVEGVTLTLNLYRPLAVGLHPAIAVIYGGAWQNGTPANDELFSRYMAAQGYTVVALDYRHAPQFRFPAQLQDIQTALVFIQEQAEALEIDRQRVALMGRSAGGHLASLAAYGESPFPIRAVVNYYGPTNLIEGYNNPPVPDPIDSRAVLEAFLGGSPNQVENLYQQASPINAVQPNLPPSLLVYGGRDHVVQPKFGRQLYDKLKAAGNRAVWVEIPWAEHAFDAVFSGVSNQLALYYTERFLAWALQEQFPF; translated from the coding sequence ATGGACAATCCTCCAAATCGATCTCGCTCTGGCATCGGCAGAAGGCGCAGTCTGACTCTCGCTGGGGGATTCCTGCTTACGGTGGGAGTTCCCTGGCTGCTGAGTCTCGTGGGGTTCTTCCTGAGTTTATGGATTGTGGTTCCGGCTCCCACGTTTTCCCTGCTGCCCCTAGGGGTGGGTGCGCCGGAGGTGAGTCCGTGGCTGCTGGCTGTGAATGCGATCGCTCTCCTGCTGGTTCTGCTGCGGCTTCAGTCTGGCTGGTGGTTTGGGGTAGCGCTGGTCTGTAGTGTGCTGGGGTTCATTCTCAGTGCGTTCCCCCTGATGCAGTTTCCCGCTGCCAATGCCCGTATTGCTCAGGAGATGGAAGCCCGGCTTGGAAAAGCATCCCTCACCGCAACGCCTCCTATTGCACAATCGCTGCGTTCCCGTCCGTTTGTCTGGAGCGATTCCTTTCGGGGAATTGCCGTACCGCCTGTCCGAATCGATCGTGCCATTCCGTTTGCCCAGGTTGAGGGGGTGACGCTGACGCTGAATCTCTACCGTCCCCTTGCGGTGGGTCTGCATCCAGCGATCGCAGTAATCTACGGAGGAGCCTGGCAAAACGGCACCCCTGCCAACGACGAACTCTTTAGCCGCTATATGGCAGCCCAGGGTTACACGGTGGTCGCACTGGACTACCGCCATGCCCCTCAGTTTCGTTTCCCGGCACAACTCCAAGACATCCAAACCGCCCTGGTTTTTATTCAGGAGCAGGCAGAAGCGCTAGAAATCGATCGCCAGCGGGTTGCGCTAATGGGACGATCGGCGGGTGGACATCTGGCATCCCTTGCTGCCTATGGAGAGAGTCCCTTCCCAATTCGCGCTGTGGTGAATTACTACGGTCCCACTAATCTGATTGAAGGCTACAATAATCCCCCAGTTCCCGACCCGATCGACAGTCGTGCGGTGCTGGAAGCATTCCTGGGCGGGAGTCCCAATCAGGTCGAAAATCTGTATCAGCAGGCTTCCCCAATTAATGCTGTGCAGCCTAACCTGCCGCCATCCCTCCTGGTTTACGGCGGACGCGATCATGTGGTGCAGCCTAAATTTGGACGACAGCTCTACGACAAGCTGAAAGCCGCAGGCAATCGTGCCGTCTGGGTGGAAATTCCCTGGGCAGAACACGCTTTTGATGCCGTCTTTAGCGGCGTAAGCAATCAGCTTGCTTTGTACTACACGGAGCGGTTTCTCGCCTGGGCATTGCAGGAACAATTCCCGTTCTAG
- a CDS encoding phage holin family protein — translation MTAFIISIIVTAISLLIISKLPTGVEIDNPLIALIAGAIIGAFSGLWGIFPTWFRAGTAVLSLGLIPLIGSIIVFGLSAWLIEGFRLRWGFGSAILGAIALAIVNSILFFILRQTGLVAV, via the coding sequence ATGACCGCTTTCATTATCAGCATCATTGTGACCGCCATCAGTCTGTTAATCATTTCTAAACTGCCAACAGGAGTTGAAATCGATAACCCCCTGATCGCGCTAATTGCAGGCGCAATTATTGGGGCATTTAGTGGACTCTGGGGAATCTTTCCAACCTGGTTTAGAGCGGGGACGGCTGTTCTGAGTCTGGGTCTGATCCCGCTGATTGGCAGTATCATTGTCTTCGGTCTATCTGCTTGGCTGATTGAGGGCTTTCGGCTTCGCTGGGGGTTTGGAAGCGCCATTCTCGGTGCGATCGCCCTGGCAATTGTCAACTCTATTCTATTCTTCATCCTGCGGCAGACGGGCTTGGTCGCTGTGTAG
- a CDS encoding Ig-like domain-containing protein — protein sequence MPTTTPTIDAITTDNTINVAELTSGIIIGGTADSGDTVNLNIGGLNRTATASNGRWSYSLTTSEISQLGQGSNNTVTATATNGAGETSFAFTRAFTIDTVPPTAPTIDPVTGDSRVNSREKGAGVTVTGTGEANSVLNLTWGGTSVTTTVEPNGRWSRSFTTAQIPADGGTTLAVTATDRAGNVGAAGSQAILVDTLAPTLTVNPVPGNVINSNQPGVLSGSTEAGSAVTLTIGNQTRAAVVAAGSGTVAWRYTLTSADIAALGVGEGRTVGITATDVAGNAANAASSFAVRPLSSSGRTGTPISPIAFGRLNRLRGNARDNVINGTGRNDFIRGNGGNDTLRGRGRNDRMDGGAGNDRLIGGGGRDLLLGGTGNDRLLGNGGDDILTGGAGNDIMNGGGGRDMFTFNALNEGVDQIQGFEANRDLIDLRKIMSRSEFSGTSSFDKFQKYVQLTQVGSNTEVQIDADGSGAGIAFVTLASIQNVSTAQIRSTNFVI from the coding sequence ATGCCTACTACGACACCCACGATCGACGCGATCACAACCGACAATACTATCAATGTGGCTGAGTTAACCAGCGGTATTATTATCGGAGGAACGGCTGACTCTGGTGACACGGTTAACCTTAATATTGGAGGGCTAAATCGTACTGCAACCGCTAGCAATGGGCGCTGGAGCTATAGCCTCACCACCAGTGAAATTAGCCAGCTCGGTCAAGGGAGCAACAATACAGTAACTGCTACTGCAACGAATGGGGCGGGCGAGACGAGCTTCGCGTTTACCAGAGCCTTTACGATCGATACGGTTCCTCCGACTGCACCGACGATCGATCCCGTGACCGGGGACAGTCGCGTGAACAGCCGTGAAAAAGGCGCGGGCGTTACGGTGACAGGCACAGGTGAAGCCAATAGCGTACTCAATCTCACCTGGGGCGGCACCTCTGTCACGACAACTGTAGAACCAAACGGCAGATGGAGTCGCAGCTTCACGACCGCCCAGATTCCAGCCGATGGCGGCACAACCCTGGCGGTAACGGCAACCGATCGGGCAGGAAATGTTGGCGCCGCAGGTTCACAGGCTATCTTGGTGGACACCCTTGCGCCTACACTCACCGTTAATCCAGTTCCGGGTAACGTCATTAACTCGAACCAGCCAGGCGTCCTTAGCGGCTCCACGGAAGCAGGGTCTGCCGTCACTCTCACGATCGGCAATCAAACGCGAGCGGCAGTTGTGGCTGCGGGCAGTGGGACAGTAGCCTGGCGCTATACCCTCACCAGTGCGGATATTGCAGCTTTGGGGGTGGGCGAAGGCAGAACGGTTGGAATTACGGCAACTGATGTCGCAGGCAACGCCGCAAACGCAGCTTCCAGTTTCGCTGTGCGACCGCTTTCGAGTTCTGGACGGACAGGCACTCCCATTAGTCCGATCGCCTTTGGTAGATTAAACAGGCTGCGGGGCAATGCCAGGGACAACGTCATCAACGGCACCGGCAGAAACGACTTCATCCGAGGCAACGGCGGTAATGATACTCTGCGCGGCAGGGGCAGAAACGATCGGATGGATGGCGGCGCAGGCAACGATCGGTTAATCGGGGGCGGCGGCAGGGATCTGCTGCTTGGCGGAACTGGCAACGATCGACTCCTGGGCAATGGGGGTGACGATATCCTGACTGGCGGGGCAGGCAATGACATCATGAACGGCGGTGGAGGTCGGGATATGTTTACCTTCAACGCACTGAATGAAGGAGTCGATCAGATTCAAGGCTTCGAGGCGAACCGGGATCTGATTGATTTGCGAAAGATCATGTCGCGATCGGAGTTTAGCGGCACATCCAGCTTTGACAAGTTCCAGAAGTATGTCCAGCTTACCCAGGTGGGTAGCAACACAGAAGTCCAAATTGATGCAGACGGCAGCGGAGCAGGCATCGCTTTTGTTACCCTTGCCAGCATTCAAAACGTTTCTACGGCTCAGATTAGATCCACAAATTTTGTAATCTAA
- a CDS encoding TVP38/TMEM64 family protein codes for MKPTRRSLRLRAYLTPTNLLAIGILAFCALAGWWLLTQSAIDWSQPTAIITSIQQMGLSGVLLYIGFLVVAIVIGPIPSTPVTIAAGAVWGSMTAGIYATIGVFLGSLAAYFIGRTLGRSAVRALLGKVIYLSHHRGQRYLGILVFVMHLIPVLPYDLMSYGAGISGLSFPLYAFCALLGIIPCTFFLTFMGSSFSIGLPIALSLIGLFLMVLIVLPWGIRRYNWLGLRDIIRVEHH; via the coding sequence ATGAAACCCACCCGCCGATCGCTGCGCCTGCGCGCTTATCTAACGCCTACAAACCTTCTGGCTATTGGGATTCTGGCATTCTGTGCTCTGGCAGGCTGGTGGCTGCTTACCCAATCGGCGATCGACTGGTCTCAGCCTACGGCAATCATCACCTCGATTCAGCAAATGGGGCTTTCGGGGGTGCTGCTGTACATTGGGTTTCTGGTTGTGGCGATCGTGATTGGTCCAATTCCCAGTACGCCCGTTACGATCGCAGCCGGAGCCGTCTGGGGATCAATGACGGCAGGCATCTACGCGACGATCGGGGTTTTTCTGGGCAGTCTGGCAGCCTATTTTATTGGGCGAACGCTGGGACGATCGGCAGTGCGGGCATTGCTGGGGAAAGTGATTTACCTGTCGCACCATCGAGGTCAACGCTATTTAGGCATTCTGGTGTTTGTGATGCATTTGATTCCCGTGTTGCCCTATGACCTGATGAGCTATGGTGCGGGAATTTCGGGGCTATCGTTTCCGCTCTATGCCTTCTGTGCGCTGCTGGGGATTATTCCCTGCACCTTTTTTCTAACGTTTATGGGATCGAGCTTTTCGATCGGTCTGCCGATCGCCCTTTCCCTCATCGGACTGTTTCTGATGGTGCTGATTGTGTTGCCCTGGGGTATTCGCCGCTACAACTGGCTGGGACTCCGAGACATTATTCGGGTGGAGCACCATTAA